One Gordonia zhaorongruii DNA segment encodes these proteins:
- a CDS encoding SulP family inorganic anion transporter, whose amino-acid sequence MCEEFVVALALIPEAISFSIIAGVDPRIGLFASCTMAVTISIVGGRPAMISAATGAVALVVAPIAREHGLDYLLATVILAGVFQVIFSVLGVAKLMRFIPRSVTVGFVNALATLIFGAQITHMVDVPWLVYPMIAIGLVIIFGLQRLTSAVPAPLVAIVILTSITMVFALDVPDVGDEGDLPDSLPHWLIPDVPFTLETLQIIAPYAVAMAIVGLLESLMAAKLVDDITETHSDKTREAWGQGAANVVTGFFGGMGGCAMIGQTMIKVKSSGARTRISTFLAGAFLLALVVGLGDLVAQMPMAALVAVMIVVAVSTFDWHSIAPATLRRMPCSETAVMVVTVVVTVITSNLAIGVGAGVITATLLFVRRVAHFTHVATDDEVGADGGAVRRYRVRGELFFASSNDLAYQVDYPGDPSRVVIDLSETHVWDASTVAAMDAIETKYAANGKTVEFVGLNEASAQRHVRLSGHLGGEH is encoded by the coding sequence GTGTGTGAAGAATTCGTGGTGGCGCTCGCACTGATTCCGGAGGCCATCTCGTTCTCGATCATCGCCGGTGTGGACCCGCGCATCGGTCTCTTCGCCTCGTGCACCATGGCGGTGACCATCTCGATCGTCGGTGGACGGCCCGCGATGATCTCCGCAGCGACGGGTGCGGTCGCACTCGTCGTCGCCCCGATCGCCCGCGAACACGGCCTGGACTACCTGCTCGCCACCGTCATCCTGGCAGGCGTCTTCCAGGTGATCTTCAGCGTTCTCGGCGTCGCCAAGCTGATGCGCTTCATTCCGCGGAGCGTGACGGTCGGCTTCGTGAACGCGCTCGCGACCCTCATCTTCGGTGCTCAGATCACGCATATGGTCGACGTGCCCTGGCTCGTGTATCCGATGATCGCCATCGGTCTGGTCATCATCTTCGGCCTGCAGCGGCTGACGTCGGCCGTCCCGGCGCCCCTGGTCGCGATCGTGATACTGACGTCCATCACGATGGTGTTCGCCCTCGACGTCCCCGACGTCGGTGACGAGGGCGATCTTCCGGACTCCCTTCCGCACTGGTTGATCCCCGACGTTCCCTTCACTCTGGAGACCCTGCAGATCATCGCCCCTTACGCCGTCGCCATGGCGATCGTCGGGCTCCTCGAATCGCTGATGGCCGCGAAGCTCGTCGACGACATCACCGAGACGCACTCGGACAAGACCCGTGAGGCGTGGGGGCAGGGCGCCGCGAACGTGGTGACTGGATTCTTCGGCGGCATGGGCGGCTGCGCGATGATCGGGCAGACGATGATCAAGGTCAAGAGCTCGGGCGCGCGCACCAGGATCTCTACCTTCCTCGCCGGCGCCTTCCTCCTCGCGCTCGTCGTCGGTCTCGGCGACCTGGTTGCCCAGATGCCGATGGCGGCGCTGGTGGCGGTGATGATCGTCGTCGCGGTGAGCACGTTCGACTGGCACAGCATCGCTCCGGCCACCCTGCGCCGGATGCCGTGCAGTGAGACCGCGGTCATGGTGGTCACCGTCGTCGTCACCGTCATCACCAGCAACCTGGCCATCGGCGTCGGTGCAGGCGTCATCACCGCGACGCTGCTGTTCGTGCGACGGGTCGCGCACTTCACACACGTGGCCACCGACGATGAGGTCGGTGCGGACGGCGGTGCGGTTCGCAGATACCGGGTGCGAGGGGAGTTGTTCTTCGCGTCGAGCAACGACCTCGCGTACCAGGTCGACTATCCGGGCGATCCCAGCAGAGTGGTGATCGACCTGTCCGAGACTCACGTATGGGATGCATCGACCGTCGCTGCCATGGATGCGATAGAGACGAAATACGCGGCGAATGGCAAGACCGTGGAGTTCGTCGGACTCAACGAGGCGTCCGCGCAGCGGCACGTTCGGCTGTCCGGTCATCTCGGCGGTGAGCACTGA